The Longimicrobium sp. DNA window GTCGCACCAGACGTGTGATCCCGCGGTTCCGGGCAATCAGCGCCTAGGAAGTCCGCTCCGCCAAGCCTGCCGAGCAGAGTGCCTGAGCCGTCGTGGGGCAGGGGCCAGTGGTCCGTGAACCGGGCGTGGACCGTCGCCGCTCTCGTTAGTGGGCGCGTAGCGAACGGCCAGAGTGTGCCATGTCCTACCTGCGCTGTTCGTTCCCAAGCCATGCGACAGGGGCAGATCTCCCGCCATGGACAAGGTCGACTAGCACACGGCGCGCCGCACGCCGGTTGAGCGGGGTCAGGTCAGCGTGCGCCACGTCTCCATGCGCGAGGGGTCAGCGAAGGTACGGCGCGACATTCGCCGCAATGATTTCTAATTCCTGGTTGGTCAGAGGCAACCTGCGCCGGAACGTGGCCCATGCCTGAAGCGTTGGCGGCCGATCGAGGATCGGTGTGTCCGCACCGAACAGGATGCGACGCAGCCCGATCTGACGCAGTCTCCGCGCGATCAGCGCGATCACTTCGGCGGGCTGCTCGGTATTCACGTCAGTCGCGACATCGAAGTAGACGTTTTGCATCCTGGGGTCACCCGTGGTGATCGCGTCGGCGAACACCTGGAGGGCGGAGTCGCTGTCGAACCCCCCCGAACCCGCCAGATGCGCAATCTGGATCGTCACGTCAGGCGCCAGGGGCAATAGCTGGTTCAGAAATACTTCGGAATGGGCGCGGCCGTACCCCCCGCGAACCCAGAGATGAACCACTAACGCCATCCTGCGCGCATTCGCCTCGCGGAAGAACGCACGCAAGCTCTCGAGATGGACAGGGTTCAAGAGGTCTACGCGCGAGTTACCGAAGTGAAGCTTCATTCCCCGAACTCCCGGCAGCGTCGCGCAACGCCTTAGCTCGGCTATCGCATAATCTCGCAGTGGGTTGACACCGCAGAAGGCAACCAGTCGGTTGGGGAAACGTCCCACCTGCGCGACCACCCAGTCGTTCTCCGCCCGGACTCTGGAGTGCTCCTCCTCCAGGCTCCCTTGAATCCGCCCTCCGCCGAGCCAGAACGCAGCAGACAGTACCACCGCGCGCTGTATTCCTGCATCGTCAAGCACCTCTATTATCCTGTCGGCCGTCAACGGCTTCGCGAATGGCAGGGGAGGCTGAGGCGTCACCTGCTCACTCATGATCTTCCAGACGCCCGACTCCCGTTTGAGTCCCAGAACAAAATATGCTTCATCCTCTTCGGACCCGGCGCCCCGCATAACGCCGGCCACGAAACCTATCGTTCCGTCTGTGTGGTATTGGTTGGGAACATACCGTGCCCCCTGCGTGAGTGATCTGGACACGCGCTCGACATTTCTGGCGCCGCGCACCCATCGGAGGTAGGGTGCGTCGGTGAAGTCGAGGATCTGGGCGGTCCCCGCGTAAAGCCTCTCAAAGGAGGCCTGGGGCGCCTCCGTACGCGAGAACTGCTCCCGTTCCTTCAGCACGCGATCTAAGTCAGGGGGCAGGGTAATCGTCGGGATCGACGGATTCTGCACCTGCATCTGGATGGCCACGGGTCCCATGATGTGCTCGTGATGATCGACCAGGGGGATAATCTGCGCCCTTCGCCGGACGTTAGCTATGACCGGCTCGGCGCCGCCGGGGTACTCACCGGGTCCCGAGGGTCGGCTGATTCCCACTGTGCTCACTGCGGCACACGCCGAGAGTACGACCGGAAGGATGCTTGGCCAAATACGCATTCGGCACCTCTCCATGGTGATTGGTGTGCGGTTCCGGAGACTAGAGAAACGAGCGGTCAACGGCCCTTTCTTCAGAGTTCGGCGTGCACCCGACAGCCGCGCTTTTTTTGATAGCTCCACAGTCATACCGTGCGATGGGTGGACGGAACGGACGACGCTGCGTAGGAGCCTGGTGAGAGGCCCACCCACTCTTCTGTTTCGTTAACGGTGCTCCGTTTCTGGGTCGCTCGGCGGCGGGATCGGCGCGGCCTGGACCGGTGATCGCGCGGTCCCCGGCAACTTGCCCGGCCTCGGCAGGATCAG harbors:
- a CDS encoding amidohydrolase family protein, producing MAIQMQVQNPSIPTITLPPDLDRVLKEREQFSRTEAPQASFERLYAGTAQILDFTDAPYLRWVRGARNVERVSRSLTQGARYVPNQYHTDGTIGFVAGVMRGAGSEEDEAYFVLGLKRESGVWKIMSEQVTPQPPLPFAKPLTADRIIEVLDDAGIQRAVVLSAAFWLGGGRIQGSLEEEHSRVRAENDWVVAQVGRFPNRLVAFCGVNPLRDYAIAELRRCATLPGVRGMKLHFGNSRVDLLNPVHLESLRAFFREANARRMALVVHLWVRGGYGRAHSEVFLNQLLPLAPDVTIQIAHLAGSGGFDSDSALQVFADAITTGDPRMQNVYFDVATDVNTEQPAEVIALIARRLRQIGLRRILFGADTPILDRPPTLQAWATFRRRLPLTNQELEIIAANVAPYLR